Proteins co-encoded in one Arachis stenosperma cultivar V10309 chromosome 7, arast.V10309.gnm1.PFL2, whole genome shotgun sequence genomic window:
- the LOC130939516 gene encoding uncharacterized mitochondrial protein AtMg00810-like — protein MEAIRLLLAYAAHCGFKLFQMDVKCAFLNGIIDREVYVAQPSGFENKTFPNHVFKLAKALYVYVDDIIFGSANEDLCADFAKLMTNEFDMNMMGELNFFLGLQIKKTAEGIFIHQEKYAKELVKKFGLDCAKPMETPMHPNIKLDKDDQGRNIDEARYRGMIGSLMYLTFSRPDIIQSVGVCSRFQSKPKESHLSAVKRIIRYVLGTTDYGLWFPKIDSFQLVGFCDTDFAGDRIDRRSTSGMCCFLGKSLIVWSSKKQATVALSTAEAEYIAASSCCSQLLWLKTQLADYKLNVSNIPLFCDNMSAINISKNPVLHSRTKHIEVRFHSIREHVQNGNLDIQFVNSEGHLADIFTKPLIEERFCKLRTELGILASSLFS, from the exons ATGGAAGCCATCCGATTGCTCCTAGCATATGCTGCTCACTGTGGTTTCAAGCTATTCCAAATGGACGTAAAGTGTGCTTTCCTCAATGGCATAATAGATAGAGAGGTTTATGTGGCTCAACCATCTGggtttgaaaacaaaacttttcctaatcatgtttttaaactaGCTAAAGCCTTGtatg tttatgttgatgatatCATATTTGGTTCGGCTAATGAGGATTTGTGTGCAGATTTTGCTAAGCTTATGACCAATGAATTTGATATGAACATGATGGGAGAGCTCAATTTCTTTCTAGGCTTGCAAATCAAGAAAACTGCAGAAGGCATATTCATCCatcaagaaaaatatgcaaaagaaCTTGTCAAGAAGTTTGGGCTGGACTGTGCTAAGCCAATGGAAACCCCCATGCATCCTAATATCAAGCTTGATAAGGATGACCAGGGTAGAAATATTGATGAGGCACGCTATAGAGGGATGATTGGATCTTTGATGTATCTAACCTTTTCAAGGCCTGATATAATTCAAAGTGTTGGAGTTTGCTCACGGTTTCAATCAAAGCCTAAGGAGTCCCATCTCTCAGCTGTCAAAAGGATCATCCGATATGTGCTTGGTACCACTGactatggtttatggtttcctAAGATTGATTCATTTCAATTAGTGGGTTTTTGTGATACAGATTTTGCTGGGGATAGGATTGATAGAAGAAGCACAAGTGGCATGTGCTGCTTTCTGGGGAAATCCCTCATTGTTTGGTCTAGCAAGAAGCAAGCTACTGTGGCACTTTCAACAGCCGAAGCTGAGTATATTGCAGCCTCCTCTTGTTGTTCTCAATTATTATGGCTGAAAACTCAACTAGCTGACTATAAACTGAATGTATCTAATattccattattttgtgataacatgAGTGCTATTAACATTTCCAAAAACCCCGTTTTGCACTCtagaacaaagcacattgaaGTTCGTTTTCATTCGAtaagagaacatgtgcaaaatgGAAATTTAGATATTCAGTTTGTTAATTCTGAAGGTCATCTAGCTGATATATTCACCAAACCATTGATAGAAGAGAGGTTCTGCAAGTTACGAACTGAACTGGGCATTCTTGCTTCATCCCTATTTTCTTAA